The Seriola aureovittata isolate HTS-2021-v1 ecotype China chromosome 7, ASM2101889v1, whole genome shotgun sequence genome includes the window CTtggtaatataaaatatgacacACCACTTATTGTTGGtcaaacatttataaaatcCTTCTAAAGAAAGATGTTAAATTTGACATAAAAACTAATAATGCACAAGAAAGTTTTTGATTCGGAGGTGAAGAACAGCATTTGTGtcagaaaacatgacaaagcAATGATCAGGGGATGGAAAAGCCAAATGAACACTAAAAattctgcctttttttcctgtgtccATTCTCCCTCCAAGGGGACCTGAACGCTGAAGGTGATCGTGTGATTGTGGCAAAAGGCGGACCTGGAGGCTCCCACTACACTGCGTTTGAGCCCAGTAAGGGCCAGGTCAAACACATCCGGCTGGACCTCAAACTTATCGCTGACATGGGTCTTGTTGGGTGAGAGCGGAAACACACATGAACGTATTGGTTCATTTCAGCTGAGGCTCAAATTGGCTTTAAGTTCCTTTTGAAATTCTGATTTCCAGGTTCCCAAATGCAGGGAAGTCCTCTCTCCTGACAGCCATCTCTAATGCCACACCTCAGATTGCCAGCTACTCTTGTATGTAGATAATGatacatgtgtgtttactgttactgtgtttGTGCCATTTCTAAGTTCTTCTTTATTTCACAGTCACAACTTTGAAGCCGGAGATTGGCAAACTGATGTATAAAGATTACAAACAGGTATGGGACATGCTTTTTAGTTTTTGGTGTATTGTACTTTAATTGTCCATTAAACTGGTTTCTCTCCTTTGCATCATTTGTTTCTTCTCAGTAGATCTCCGTCGCTGACCTCCCAGGCCTGATAGAGGGAGCTCACATAAACAAAGGCATGGGCCACAAGTTCCTAAAGCATGTGGAGAGGAccaggcagctgctgtttgtggtgaGTAGAGACAAAAAGTACATGAGCCGACACCTTCATATAATGAATTTGAATGTGGTTAATCTAGTTAAAAAATTGCAggctgtgatgatgattattgactcttgtttgattgtgttttgtcCGGCTGCAGGTAGATGTTTGTGGTTTCCAGCTGGCTAGTCAAACACCGTTCAGGTCAGCCTTTGAAACGGTGCAGCTTCTCACCAAGGTGAGAATGATACTATAAATCAACTTGTGTTTATAATATAATGCATACTCTTCTCACTGACTTTAATACTCACCCATCTGCTCATGTGTACCATTTATTTACCTCCATCTTTTTCATCATCCTCCCGTCTCCGCATCGTCTCAAGGAGCTGGAGTTGTACAAAGAGGAGCTTGTGTCGAAGCCTGCTCTGCTGGTGGTGAATAAGATGGACCTGCCTGACGCTGAGGACAAATTACAAGAGCTGAAGGAGCATCTACAAAACCCAGATCGTAAatcatttttttggttttattcattAGCTTTCTAATTTACAAATTCATGATGCAAATGAAATTATACCTTTTAAAGATGGACTTCTCTGCTGCACTAATCGCATGAATCCAGGTCTGCAGACTGTTTACAAAAACCTTTTCAATGGATTTGAACTATGATTCATGCTACTAAAGACATGTGGCATTTACCTGTAACCTGCAGTTACAGGTTAAGTGTCAAATTCAGGAGTAAATGTAAAAGGAAAATTTTGtgttataaatatttttgctcACAACATCTGCAGGTACTatagtaattacatttttatcaccaTTTTGAACACAGCAGCCGCTTGTCATAATGAAAAATAAGCATCAATAAAGAGCTGCAGTTCAATTTTAAGTTCCTGGGCAGCTTGTTTTCTAAAAAACTAAATTCACTTACCAGATGGAAAAACTGCCACATAGCGATATTGCACTTCTTGTTTGATTGTTTAAAGTTCAGACAAACTATAGCAAATCTCCCCTTAAACATTTAACAATTTATGAAATACCCAATTAtaagacacagaaaaaggttACATTGGAAAATTTGTATTAAATGCTAACATCTATCCCATCTCAATATTTTGAAGATGATTATTTCAAAATTTGATTATTTCCCCTCTCGCAGAGTTCTCTGATCTGTTGCCTGACATGATACCGAAGAAGTACATGACCTTCAAACATGTGGTTCCCGTCTCTGCCACCACTGGGTTTGGTATTGACCATTTGAAAAGCTGCATCCGAGAGTCGCTTGATGAAGATGCAGCCATGGAAACCAAAGCCATCCATCAAGAAAGACTGCAGGCACTGAGGTTCCCCTCACATGAGCATTTGTGACAAACATGGACAACATCTCAGATTTCGGTCGACCTACAGTGTATGACGACAGATGAGTCTTATTCTGTCTGTTTCAAACTGGAGAAGTAGAACTTTTTTGTGCAGTGCAGGTAAACATCAGAAACCCTGCAGTTTCAGTGCACTTTAGGATGATGTTTGACTTTCTTATTGACCATCACAGTCAAAACagtgttaaatgtgttaaaagGCTGCGCAAGTTGAGTCGCTCATTTGATCTCAGTCACTGTTGATAAGGTCCGTCTTTATTCAGAAATGATCCTGATGTAAACTATTTAGGCAGAGATTTGTATGCCTATCCATAAAAGGATGTTGGTCAGGTAAAGGCAAATGCAGCACCAGCTTTACCTCCAGATACAAATGATAAAGGGTCATTGgcaaaagagaggagaggtgcaTTTGTACCAAccagttattttctgtttcatctgatgcaagattgtatttatttttattggtgtGTGTTGTAGGATGCTCTGATCCAATACCAGTTGTCTTTCCCAAATTAAAAAACTGTATATGTTTAGAATTCGTTGGGATCATTTTTAATGCACTTTAACATGAAGCCAGGGACGTGGCACTAAAGTCTGCAGACTTCCATCACCAACTGAATCATGGtagaaacattcattttataatgaCAGCAACAAAGATACTGTTTAATGTGGATCAGTCATATCTGGCTGATACTTGATCTACTAAATGAGGTTAGTTTTGGATCAGTGCATCACAGGAGTGTTTCAATACAAATAAATGGAGTCAATTTTCAATTATACATgatgtgtttcttttcctctacCAGTTAGAGTAAGATCTGAAGCTATTCAAATGACAGCATAGACTGTTGTGTTgatgaaagttttattttatattaaata containing:
- the gtpbp10 gene encoding GTP-binding protein 10 — encoded protein: MVQFSRACLRKFGNLVDNLRLYVRGGSGGMGLPRLGGQGGNGGDVWVVAKKDVTLKRIKDKYPQKRFVGGAGANSSVRSLRGERGEDKQIFAPVGITVTTDDGKILGDLNAEGDRVIVAKGGPGGSHYTAFEPSKGQVKHIRLDLKLIADMGLVGFPNAGKSSLLTAISNATPQIASYSFTTLKPEIGKLMYKDYKQISVADLPGLIEGAHINKGMGHKFLKHVERTRQLLFVVDVCGFQLASQTPFRSAFETVQLLTKELELYKEELVSKPALLVVNKMDLPDAEDKLQELKEHLQNPDQFSDLLPDMIPKKYMTFKHVVPVSATTGFGIDHLKSCIRESLDEDAAMETKAIHQERLQALRFPSHEHL